One Salmo trutta chromosome 24, fSalTru1.1, whole genome shotgun sequence genomic region harbors:
- the LOC115160905 gene encoding MOB-like protein phocein isoform X1 produces MVMAEGTAVLRRNRPGTKAKDFYNWPDESFEEMDSTLAVQQYIQQNIRSDCSNIDKILEPPEGQDEGVWKYEHLRQFCLELNGLAVKLQSECHPDTCTQMTATEQWIFLCAAHKTPKECPAIDYTRHTLDGAACLLNSNKYFPSRVSIKESSVAKLGSVCRRIYRIFSHAYFHHRQIFDKYENETFLCHRFTRFVMKYNLMSKDNLIVPILEEEVQNASAGESEA; encoded by the exons ATGGTCATGGCGGAGGGTACTGCAGTTCTGAGGAGGAATAGGCCTGGAACCAAGGCGAAG GATTTCTACAATTGGCCGGATGAATCCTTTGAGGAGATGGACAGCACTCTGGCTGTACAACAG TACATTCAGCAGAACATCCGGTCAGACTGCTCTAACATCGATAAGATCCTGGAGCCGCCAGAGGGACAGGACGAGGGAGTGTGGAAGTACGAGCACCTCAG GCAATTCTGTCTGGAGCTGAATGGACTAGCTGTGAAACTGCAGAGTGAGTGCCACCCAGACACCTGCACACAGATGACCGCCACAGAGCAGTGGATCTTCCTCTGTGCTGCACACAAGACCCCCAAAGAG TGTCCTGCCATTGACTACACTAGGCACACGTTGGACGGAGCTGCCTGCCTTCTCAACAGCAACAAGTATTTCCCCAGccg TGTGAGCATCAAGGAGTCCTCTGTAGCCAAGCTGGGCTCTGTGTGTCGCCGTATCTATAGGATATTCTCTCATGCCTATTTCCACCATCGCCAGATATTCGACAAGTATGAG AATGAGACGTTCCTGTGCCATCGGTTCACACGCTTCGTGATGAAGTACAACCTGATGTCCAAGGACAACCTGATCGTTCCTATCCTGGAGGAGGAGGTTCAGAACGCTTCAGCCGGGGAGAGCGAGGCCTGA